The sequence below is a genomic window from Cicer arietinum cultivar CDC Frontier isolate Library 1 chromosome 6, Cicar.CDCFrontier_v2.0, whole genome shotgun sequence.
TATACTTGCCATCGTCTTCAACTTCTAGGCTTTCCATCTCATGGTTGCTAAGAGAGAGTTTGAGCTTTTCGGCAAGTGACTCATCTTCAGCTCCATAATTTTCCTCGTAATCACCATCATAATCATCATCACCACTGTTATCATCACTTCCATACTCTTGACGTTCAAGCTACGACAGAAAATATACTGATAATAAATATCTTAAAGCAAGTAATGCTGACATAGACACGTCGGCACcagtaataatttgataaagtaAAAAGGTGTTAGTGCTATcgtttaaaagtaaaaaagtaTAGAGGTGGTCAATAAAGGCTATAACTTGCAATGGCCATGaagataaaattcaaaaaatacatATACCACGCGAGAAACAAGAAAGTTCAAAACagtttatttattagataacgTAATTTGTGATAGAAACTGATGTGTAgcgataaaaataaagagaaaactaACTgcattgtattttgttttctattcTGAATAACCGATAGGCTTAAAAATGGTATTTATAATCAGCCTAAGCTTTCTAAGCAAGCTTCTAAAACAGTTCAGTACAAACTGAAATACTTTGGATGCAAACTAATcaactcataaaaaatattctagATACTAACATAAACTTCGCGCTGCGCATCAATACAAACTAATTAATGACATAGTACCCACAGAAATATAGTTATAGTATCAATTTGAAAAGAGAAAGCATCATATAGCATGTGAATAAATAGATTATGAATTCAATAGCAGAACTTACCAAATCAAATTGTTCATCTAACAGACGACGAGGCCTTGGCTTCTCACCAGCACATTTCTCACCTGTTACACCATTTACAACCCCATCCAAAGGTTCACAATCATCTGCAACAGTGGAATACGCAGAAACTTGCAATACATGATCATTGCTTAAGCTCCTATTCATCATAGAACCCTCGGCGAAGTTCATTCCATTACACACGGGTGCCTTCTCTTCATCATCTCTGTCTTCATGGAGGTTAGCCTGGACAACAAAGTCTTCCTCCAAATCTTCAACATCAGAGCCAAACCGTGACACATCACTGTCATCGAGCAACGCAGCCACTTCAGGATCAACAGCTTTCTGAACCCTTACGTTGGCAGTTTTGGATGCAACAGTGTACAAAGTGTTTTCCTCAGGCTCTTCATCGGCCTCTGTAATTCGCAGTCTCGAAGCATCATATGCCTAAATTTACAAACACAACAAACCTTAAGAGCCAAGTTGTATAAAATCCTACAAATACTTGCAGaagaataattatttgacaaacCTTTGATACAttaacatacaaaaaaataatttggatTCTAGATAAGATTCTATAGGTGAACGAGTTCAAAAGAGAGAAGATATGAAACTATGAAATTATTATTGTGAAGAATCAAATTATTAagaattaagatattttgaGTGGACAGTATTTATTGGGAGAAATCTTATCCAACTGTCCTAATTGTCAATTAGTTAACAATCTAACCAAGCTAACATATAATTTATTAGGGTGCTTTCGAGTTAAAAGCTTAACTAAGCTCTCATTGAACAAGTGTTTATCATATAACTATCGTGTATAAGCTGTTTTAATGATCAAAGAAGCATCGcattaaactattttcatataaattgtAAGTTGGTTTTATAAGCTATCTTAGGGAGCCTATTGAAATAAGATGAAAACTGCTTATATGGATATATGATAGATGGCTTATAGATTGGGAACATGTCTTACATTGTATCCGGTACACTGATTCTTGAAATCGTTAACAACCATTGTCTTGCTCATCATAAGTAAAAGGATAAAAAGGATAAACGAATATTAGTGCTTTAAAACTCAACTTAAATCTATATATCTAttattctattttcttttgtttttgttgaatcAACCCTGATTGTATCATTGTCTCAGTTGTAAGAATGTGATGACCTAATCGCCTACTTAAAGGTGTTGCCATTGGTTGTCGTCCAAGTTTTGAGCGACCTTGTAACATCGGTCTAGCATGCCACACATCATACTTTCCCATCATAACAATTGCCTATATCTTCTTAAGCTATTTTCATAAGcttttttatctttgtttttatAAGCAAATTTTAGTTGGTTAGttagattataatttttctctctttcccCAGGTTTCAAACCCTGATTTTTTTTACTCCTTCAACCTTAGCTCAAATCAGTTGAATTACCCTCTATTTTCATAAACTAATACAGACACTTACACAAATGAGTATGTAACCAGATAAGTCCAAATAAGTTCTTCCAAACAAAGCTTCTAACATACAGCGGACCAACACACTTAACAACTAGTACCACAAACTGAAACCTATGAAGCACATTGCTGACACATACACGAGACACAACACTGACATGTGGAAACCGAATACGATACTAACACATTCACATctagtaataatttgagaaaataaattaattgaatctAATCAAGGTGTCGGTATCGTGTCAATTCATGTCGGACAGCGGGACACGGCTTCAACAATAGATGTCGGTGCTACAGAGACTAAAACCAACTCTAACAGAGAGAGAAAACAGAACCATCACCTTAACATCACGAGGAAGATGCTGAAGCTTAAACTTAGGGTTACTATAGAAAAAAGAACCACCACCAGCATTCTTAATTTCCCTCAAATGAGTCAAGTAATTATAACCATCATCAGGAAACCCTAGCTCCAGAATCTCCTTCCTAACATCATCCGATAACGGACCGCTGCCCTCAGCGTATCCGTCGTCGGTATCGATGTCAGCGTCGGGGTCATCGGGTGAATCGGCGAAGACGGAGTCGGCGGAAAGTGGATTGTTGTCGACACGGACGAATACACGGTCGGATTGAGTGAATGCGGGGTCGGTTGAATCACGAGCCATGAGTTGGAATGTGAGTGAGCTCTTCTTGTTGATGAATTTCTTTGTCTTCCCCATTTTGATATCGGTTTGGTTTTTTGTGGGTTGGTTGTGGTGGTTGCTGCGGCGGTGTCCGAGATTTTGGTGGCTTGTTGTTCAGTGTTAGTCTGTTTGGGGCTTTGTGAAGAAGTCACTCAAAACACGTGACCTGATATTAAACCCTTTTGTTACTtatcgtaaaaaaaaaaaaataatgattttgatttatatttgtatgatttagatttttttaaaaaaaaaataaaattgtttttttatatttttaagaaaaattaattatataaaataattattttgaaaacccactaaatatattttgaaaaccCACTGAATATTTTTCCATTCCAaagcttatttatttttaaaaaaaagtaattatttcaCTTAGAAACtataaaaaacaaatccattaaccaacaacaaaaatatgaatttattttgtttttaaaaaaattgaatttgtttcttatgattttaattataattgattattatgaaatattattttttttagaaaataatgaaaatttattttaaatttaaatcactacatttgataaaaattttgtttaaactCTTTTTATCTGATATTTCATTTAAACTAtttaacttataattttattgttcattatttataaataattaaatctttttAACTTTGGTTGGATATATTTGAGATTTATTTGTGGTAGACTTTTAGTATATCACAACTTGAGTATAATTGTATAGTGATGACATTTAAACAAGACAATTGTATAGTGATGATATTTAatggatttggttataaatctaaatctatatattgattttaaaatggatatggtttggttttctaaaaAAACCAACCATTAACAGCCCTAGCTCCAGACTTACTGATTTAGTAATAACATTTTATTGCTCCTTACATAACACTAATCactaatataacataaaaataaaacttaatggAAAGACAATTTAAATACAAACATAACCTAAGCTAGTATCATGGTTGAGTTAAGCTAGTAGTTTTATCAATTTCAAAGAGACAGTTCATGATCTCATCAACACTTCTGGGGCGATTCAAACTTTCTAAATTATGATGTGTAGATTAGTGTCAATACAATAAGGATAATGCAAAAGTGTCAATTATCTGCTAAAGGCATAAAATATGAGATTTGTTCTAAATCTAATGAGCCACAATGTTGTAGACATCACACATAAGCTATAGTCCATGATGTAGACTCATCACTGTGGTGGTCCTTCCAAATTCATGCAAGTGGAGGCAGCGAACATCTTGACTTCAATTTAACCTCTACCTAGTGACTTTCATTAACAAAATCAATGTTAAGTGACATGTCTTAATTGTGTACACCTCTCAATGGGCTTGTTGAGAGGCTTGTTTGGATGTTTTCTTAGAGGCTTGTTGGGAGACTTATTTGGATGCTTGTTGGGAGGCTTATTTTGATGCTTGTTGGGATGCTTTCATAAGTCTTTACTAAGTGGCTTGAGTAGTTGCACTACCATAATAAAACGCATCCATATGCTCAAAAAATGAAGGATTGcgatatatatcaaatatcttTGGTTTCTTACCTTTCTTCCTCTTCACACAATCATTTGTTTTGATGTTATCTAGCGGTGCGCacattgatgttgtctctgAATATATTGTTTCACACAACTTGCTCTTTGTAACACCCGACCCTTACCGTTAACGGTAAAGGTCGGCCTGTTACACTCTTCAATTCCCTAATTATAGCAATCATTaactttttttcaaattatattcatttatGATGCATTGTCCAACTGggaatcattttttaatttttttttcctttggaCCATTGTTCATTGTTAATTTTCTCCAATGTATATGAACTGCGTCCAATTGGATTGGAACACGTTCCACCTTGTACCATGCCAACTCAGATGCACAAAGTAATCCATGAGAGCTTTTAAGTATACAACGACACACGACTTTGTCCTTACCGATATAGTTGACTCTCTTGTATTCATCAACAATATGAACTGGAGCTTTCATTGATACAACCCAAGTCATATTCTCATATAATagattgttgtgtatatgctaTTTGTGACCCTTACTTATCTCAATGACCATTTTATCCTCATAATTTGCAATCTCGACATCTCATTCAACTATCCCATGACTTACAAAAATCTTCTTTATTGTGTTATACAAATCTCTTCAGTGACCTATCGCCAAACTCAGTCCTAGTATTCAAACATAAACAtgtataaatataacaaaaaaatataaagttttaatgacatacctattCGTCAtagtatttcctagatgcaTCACTCAATTTATTCATGCTTCAACATG
It includes:
- the LOC101508447 gene encoding uncharacterized protein, coding for MGKTKKFINKKSSLTFQLMARDSTDPAFTQSDRVFVRVDNNPLSADSVFADSPDDPDADIDTDDGYAEGSGPLSDDVRKEILELGFPDDGYNYLTHLREIKNAGGGSFFYSNPKFKLQHLPRDVKAYDASRLRITEADEEPEENTLYTVASKTANVRVQKAVDPEVAALLDDSDVSRFGSDVEDLEEDFVVQANLHEDRDDEEKAPVCNGMNFAEGSMMNRSLSNDHVLQVSAYSTVADDCEPLDGVVNGVTGEKCAGEKPRPRRLLDEQFDLLERQEYGSDDNSGDDDYDGDYEENYGAEDESLAEKLKLSLSNHEMESLEVEDDGKYKVPADLLKKDAPGSEGQEDSAADVIRRCKEYAEQYEVEDEDKDVVIFQESSDESEAWDCETVVSTYSNLDNLPGKIEIPGATRKKKLAETMTAALSSSTPIISLRGKAKLPVDFLPAGRRPAAENVDSAARPEQYRRRQHGQESKEEKKERKTAVKEERREARRTKKEMKELYKCETHRAQRVAAVAGPSSFHLL